A single Falco naumanni isolate bFalNau1 chromosome 20, bFalNau1.pat, whole genome shotgun sequence DNA region contains:
- the LOC121099654 gene encoding A-kinase anchor protein 13-like, translating to MATGVGIWGLWAAWTRAMGWTRGTGALCWACGTERAMDGPDIFLGPCEGALCGVPGQRRRCMSALEPSAAASPRAEGGWEEEEEKDEEEDHFRGVPLRRSCALRTSIRSRDPFRRHSWEPGKELRGVPGYGQLSVSLKGLSPEDMDSSTEQLDGLGRHQRDPRRVPLIHSHDDLESLLSQDEEDEADVQRAQEDARRLPAYRARQSAGGCALSKSASLSIIDSFPGADEISPFASQQSLVNG from the exons ATGGCCACCGGTGTCGGGAtctgggggctgtgggcagcatgGACCAGAGCGATGGGCTGGACCAGAGGGACCGGGGCGCTCTGCTGGG CGTGCGGCACTGAGCGCGCCATGGACGGTCCCGACATCTTCCTGGGCCCCTGCGAAGGTGCCCTCTGCGGGGTCCCGGGCCAGAGACGTCGCTGCATGTCGGCCCTGGAGCCCAGCGCCGCTGCCAGCCCCCGCGCCGAGGGcggctgggaggaggaggaggagaaggatgaGGAGGAAGATCACTTTCGGGGGGTGCCGTTGCGGCGATCCTGCGCCCTCCGCACCTCCATCCGCTCCCGGGACCCCTTCCGCCGGCACAGCTGGGAGCCGGGCAAGGAGCTGCGTGGGGTCCCCGGCTACGGCCAGCTCAG TGTGAGCCTCAAGGGGCTGAGCCCTGAGGACATGGACTCCAGCACGGAGCAGCTGGATGGGCTGGGGCGGCACCAGCGGGACCCCCGGCGAGTCCCCCTCATCCACAGCCACGACGACCTGGAGTCCCTGCTCTCCCAGGATGAGGAGGATGAGGCCGATGTGCAGCGGGCGCAG GAAGATGCGCGGAGGCTGCCGGCGTACCGGGCCAGGCAGAGCGCCGGCGGCTGTGCCCTCTCCAAATCAGCATCGCTCAGCATCATCGACAGCTTCCCCGGCGCAGACG AAATTTCCCCCTTTGcctcccagcagagcctggTCAATGGGTGA
- the ARHGEF2 gene encoding LOW QUALITY PROTEIN: rho guanine nucleotide exchange factor 2 (The sequence of the model RefSeq protein was modified relative to this genomic sequence to represent the inferred CDS: deleted 1 base in 1 codon) codes for MSRIESLARARSERAKSKEKEKMKEGKEKDARYTNGHLFTTITVSGMTMCFACNKSITAKEALICPTCNVTIHNRCKDTLPNCTKVKQKQQKAALLKNSSALQSVSLRNKTAVRERPNSAIYPSESFRQTLLGPRRGRPSLSLSKSVSTTNIAGTFNDESPLGIRRILSQSTDSLNMRNRTLSVESLIDEGPDVILNQLMSDFETDGKDFEADSWSLAVDNSYLQQHKMDVMKRQDVIYELIQTEMHHVRTLKIMATMFRKAMLEDLQVDPATVQKIFPCVDELSQIHERFLAQLLERRRESLAHDSNKNFVINRLGDILVSQFSGASAEQLRKAYAEFCSKHTKAVKEYKDLLARDKRFQQFIRRVTRSPLLRRHGVPECILLVTQRITKYPVLIERILKNSKDNEGDSADLSRALKLVKELISSINEEVHTCEMNARLWDVYRRVDGRAKVQLPWESRAGVFGKDELLRRKLVHSGCMLWKTAAGRFKDVLVLLMTDVLIFLQEKDQKYTFPMLDKPAVISLQNLIVRDIANQEKGMFLISAAPPEMYEVHAASRDDRNNWMKVIQQTVSLCPSRQDFPLIETEIEASLRKLKDRILQHDRKITALLEEKVGLFADMLALASGCEESSPTLAPRTLFHSDSAEGSRGEKLMHDAIREVECLKEIFTSSGRDRDQNNLAEAESCPSPGASNGDASSFNGSLEFCRADSDAGQRDGNGNQLLQRVPQEEINQRLVNLYTLLHSLQAVVSQQDTLLELQLQEGAEKPSRRGSQPAAPEPAARVGEKPGTTELALLQRQHGLLQEELGRCRQLCQERAQEAAALETRLRDSEQERARLERELEDARRQWVPCGRRVARGGRRGTDPRRRSLPAGDALYLSFTPPQLSHGPHPASLSYHHPAFAPCPREELDYRGGDPDRLREGEDALDALLEDEGLGSRHSPPASPRDFLRMQDIPEEVESSQELKEGDGGSSDS; via the exons ATGTCCCGCATCGAGTCGCTGGCCCGGGCGAGGAGCGAGCGTGCCAAG agcaaggagaaggagaagatgAAGGAGGGCAAGGAGAAGGACGCCCGCTACACCAACGGCCACCTCTTCACCACCATCACCGTCTCGGGCATGACCATGTGCTTCGCCTGCAACAAGAGCATCACGGCCAAGGAAGCGCTCATCTGCCCCA CCTGCAACGTCACCATCCACAACCGCTGCAAGGACACGCTGCCCAACTGCACCAAGGTGAAGCAGAAG CAACAGAAAGCCGCGCTGCTGAAGAACAGCTCGGCACTGCAGTCGGTCTCGCTGCGCAATAAAA CTGCCGTCCGGGAGCGCCCCAACTCGGCCATCTACCCCTCGGAGAGCTTCCGCCAGACGCTGCTGggtccccgccgcggccgcccgtccctctccctctccaaGAGCGTCTCCACCACCAACATCGCGGG gaccttcaACGATGAGTCCCCCCTGGGGATCCGGCGGATCCTGTCCCAGTCCACGGATTCCCTCAACATGCGCAACCGCACGCTCTCCGTTGAGTCGCTCATCGACGAAG GCCCCGATGTCATCCTCAACCAGCTGATGAGCGACTTCGAGACGGACGGGAAGGACTTTGAGGCGGATTCCTGGAGCTTGGCCGTGGACAACAGctacctgcagcagcacaagaTGGACGTCATGAAGCGCCAGGATGTCATCTACG agcTGATCCAGACGGAGATGCACCACGTCCGCACGCTGAAGATCATGGCCACCATGTTCCGCAAGGCCATGCTGGAGGATCTGCAGGTGGACCCGGCCACGGTGCAGAAGATCTTCCCCTGCGTGGACGAGCTGAGCCAGATCCACGAGCGGTTCCTGGCGCAGCTCCTGGAGCGTCGCAGGGAGTCCCTGGCCCATGACAGCAACAAGAACTTTGTCATCAACCGCCTGGGGGACATCCTCGTCAGCCAG tTTTCGGGGGCCAGCGcggagcagctgaggaaagccTACGCCGAGTTCTGCAGCAAGCACACCAAGGCCGTGAAGGAGTACAAGGACCTGCTCGCCCGTGACAAGCGCTTCCAGCAGTTCATCCGG AGGGTGACGCGGTCCCCGCTGCTCCGACGTCACGGGGTGCCCGAGTGCATCTTGCTGGTGACGCAGAGGATCACCAAGTACCCGGTGCTCATCGAGCGCATCCTGAAGAACTCCAAAG ACAACGAGGGTGACTCCGCGGACCTGTCGCGAGCgctgaagctggtgaaggagcTGATCTCCTCCATCAACGAGGAGGTGCACACGTGCGAGATGAACGCGCGGCTGTGGGATGTCTACCGGCGCGTGGACGGCCGCGCCAAGGTGCAGCTGCCGTGGGAGAGCCGCGCCGGCGTTTTCGGCAAGGACGAGCTCCTGCGGCGTAAGCTGGTGCACAGCGGCTGCATGCTCTGGAAGACGGCAGCCGGGCGCTTCAAAG ACGTCCTGGTGCTACTGATGACGGACGTCCTGATCTTCCTGCAGGAGAAGGACCAAAAATACACCTTCCCCATGCTG GATAAGCCGGCCGTCATCTCCCTGCAAAACCTCATCGTGCGGGACATTGCCAACCAGGAGAAGGGGATGTTCCTCATCAGCGCCGCGCCGCCGGAGATGTACGAGGTCCACGCCGCCTCCCGCGACGACCGCAACAACTGGATGAAGGTCATCCAGCAGACGGTCAGCCT ctgccccagccgcCAGGATTTTCCCCTGATAGAGACAGAGATCGAAGCGTCCTTGCGCAAGCTGAAAG acCGTATCCTGCAGCATGATCGGAAGATCACGGcgctgctggaggagaaggtgggGCTCTTCGCCGACATGCTGGCCCTGGCTAGCGGCTGCGAGGAGTCCTCGCCCACCCTGGCCCCCCGCACCCTCTTCCATTCCGACTCAGCCGAGGGTTCCCGAGGGGAGAAGCTGATGCACGACGCCATCCGGGAAG TGGAGTGCCTGAAGGAAATATTCACCAGCTCCGGACGGGACCGGGACCAGAACAACCTCGCCGAAGCCgagagctgccccagccccggcgccagca aCGGCGACGCCAGCAGCTTCAATGGCTCCCTGGAGTTCTGCAGGGCGGATTCAGATGCTGGGCAGCGG GATGGGAACGGCaaccagctcctgcagaggGTACCCCAGGAG gagaTCAACCAGCGGCTGGTGAACCTCTACACGCTCCTGCACAGCCTccag gccGTGGTGAGCCAGCAGGACacgctgctggagctgcagctgcaggagggcgCGGAGAAGCCGTCGCGCCGCGGTTCCCAGCCGGCAGCGCCCGAGCCGGCGGCACGGGTGGGCGAGAAGCCGGGCACCACGGAGCTGGCGCTGCTGCAGCGGCAACAcgggctgctgcaggaggagctggggcgCTGccggcagctctgccaggagcGGGCgcaggaggcggcggcgctggAGACGCGGCTGCGGGACAGCGAGCAGGAGCGCGCCCGGCTGGAGCGGGAGCTGGAGGATGCCCGGCGGCAG TGGGTGCCCTGCGGCAGGAGGGTGGCGCGCGGGGGACGCCGCGGGACGGACCCACGGCGCAGGAGTCTGCCGGCCGGGGACGCGCTCTATCTCAGCTTCACCCCGCCCCAG CTGAGCCACGGCCCCCACCCCGCCAGCCTCTCCTACCACCACCCTGCCTTCGCCCCCTGCCCCCGGGAGGAGCTGGATTACCGGGGCGGCGATCCCGACCGGCTGCGGGAAGGCGAGGACGCCCTGGACGCGCTGCTGGAGGACGAGGGCTTGGGGAGCCGCCActccccccccgccagcccccgaG ATTTCCTGAGGATGCAGGATATTCCCGAAGAGGtggagagcagccaggagctgaaGGAGGGTGACGGGGGCTCCTCGGACAGTTAG
- the ANKRD35 gene encoding ankyrin repeat domain-containing protein 35 yields the protein MKRMFSCSSSQVAVESWNKQDQKLLEAVEKGDVGKVSALASRKTARPTKLNAVGQSAFHLAASKGLTECLTLLLAHGAPVNEKNDDGSTALHLATIACQPQCVKVLLQFGANEGHVDRQDRTPLHWAASSGCASSVLLLCDHEALLDVTDAHGQTPLMLAARGNHAAICAQLLQRGADPNLADKDERTALMLACEQGSLESAELLLSHGAAVGDKDRWRCAEQPPSRALRRLLRSARCRGRENGTGCAGDSAPQVESQAEGTLGSESEEEEEEEEDEEQQDGCDAQRVQRLQEQLARKTQECQRLAAAADGLRQRVRELVQLLPGCEAGTGAQGEDEDGACLALLAQHLGELRKKVLAKEEEGGGQHSAAQPDGAAAVPALAQFLSWLGDECAKMRAAKASACARSRGLRREVEEALRSKLHYEVVSADAVRRSLAAWEKMVLGLEQTLSRADETHAEMLERSHVLLENLRRELARPLAACPVNGTEPAPGGKSREEPPEEGGSSEQEMLELKETNGMLLGELALAAEREEAARLRQRLARQRRELAALRDGVGKQAREAAGDAGAGILRELHRRLDGLVRAQHEALQLVAEMEGEGPPGEGAPCSDGDTGVGLLGELEDALGELVEELGPGPGPRLARLLGRLVGTAAALRGRDPPGETPAAQAERWRAAVAAEKQAAEAAEARAAEREREARELREQAEGLERSVGSLRARADELARGCRDKEGKMKKLLAETEKLSAEVLGLRGQNARLQLQLEVQHKNHRDIVAVYRTHLLNAAQGFMDEGVHAMLLRILRAEE from the exons ATGAAGCGGATgttctcctgctccagctcgCAGGTGGCG GTTGAGAGCTGGAACAAGCAGGAccagaagctgctagaagcgGTGGAGAAGGGCGACGTGGGCAAGGTGTCCGCCCTTGCCTCCCGCAAAACAGCCCGGCCCACCAAGCTCAACGCCGTGGGGCAGTCCGC CTTCCACCTGGCTGCGTCCAAGGGTCTCACCGAGTGCCTGACGCTGCTGCTGGCCCACGGGGCCCCCGTTAACGAGAAGAACGATGACG GCAGCACCGCTCTGCATCTGGCCACCATCGCCTGCCAGCCCCAGTGCGTCAAGGTCCTGCTGCAG TTCGGTGCCAACGAGGGCCACGTGGACAGGCAGGACCGAACCCCCCTGCACTGGGCCG CCTCCTCGGGCTGCGCCTCCAGCGTGCTGCTGCTCTGCGACCACGAGGCCCTCCTGGATGTCACCGACGCC cacggGCAGACCCCCCTGATGCTGGCGGCGCGGGGGAACCACGCTGCCATCTGcgcccagctcctgcagagagGGGCCGACCCCAACCTGGCCGACAAGGACGAGAG GACCGCGCTGATGCTGGCCTGCGAGCAGGGCAGCCTGGAGTCGGccgagctgctgctgagccacgGTGCGGCCGTGGGGGACAAGGACCGCTGGCGCTGTGCCGAGCAGCCCCCCAGCCGTGCCCTCCGCCGGCTCCTGCGCAGCGCCCGCTGCAGGGGGAGAG AGAACGGCACCGGCTGTGCCGGGGACTCCGCGCCGCAGGTGGAGAGCCAGGCAGAGGGGACCCTGGGCAGCGAGagcgaggaggaggaagaagaggaggaagatgaggagcagcaggatgggTGTGATGCCCAGCGCGTGCAgcggctgcaggagcagctggcgAGGAAGACGCAGGAATGCCAGCGGCTGGCGGCTGCGGCCGACGGGCTCCGGCAGCGGGTGCGGGAGCTGGTGCAGCTCCTGCCCGGGTGCGAGGCTGGAACGGGGGCGCAGGGTGAGGACGAGGATGGCGCCTGCCTGGCCCTCCTGGCCCAGCACCTGGGCGAGCTGAGGAAGAAGGTGCTGGctaaggaggaggagggtggagGACAGCACAGCGCGGCGCAGCCCGACGGTGCTGCTGCGGTGCCGGCGCTGGCCCAGTTCCTGAGCTGGCTGGGGGACGAGTGTGCCAAAATGCGGGCGGCGAAGGCGAGCGCCTGCGCGCGGAGCCGGGGGCTGCgcagggaggtggaggaggcCCTGCGGAGCAAACTGCATTACGAGGTGGTGTCGGCCGACGCCGTCCGCAGGAGCCTGGCGGCTTGGGAGAAGatggtgctggggctggagcagacGCTGAGCCGCGCCGACGAGACCCACGCCGAGATGCTGGAGAGATCCCACGTCCTGCTGGAAAACCTCCGGCGGGAGCTGGCGCGGCCGCTCGCCGCGTGCCCGGTGAACGGCACGGAGCCGGCGCCGGGCGGGAAGAGCCGAGAGGAGCCACCGGAGGAGGGTGGGAGCTcggagcaggagatgctggagcTGAAGGAGACCAACGGGATgctcctgggggagctg GCGCTGGCGGCCGAGCGGGAGGAGGCGGCGAGGCTGCGGCAGAGGCTGGCGAGGCAGCGGCGGGAGCTGGCGGCGCTGCGGGATGGGGTGGGCAAGCAGGCGCGGGAGGCGGCCGGCGACGCCGGGGCTGGCATCCTGCGGGAGCTGCACCGCCGGCTGGACGGGCTGGTCAGGGCCCAGCACGAGGCCTTGCAGCTCGTGGCAGAGATGGAGGGCGAGGGCCCCCCCGGGGAAGGAGCCCCCTGTAGCGACGGGGACACTGGGGTCGGGCTACTGGGCGAGCTGGAGGATGCGCTGGGTGAActggtggaggagctggggccggggccgggcccccgGCTGGCGCGGCTGCTGGGGCGGCTGGTCGGCACCGCTGCAGCCCTGCGCGGCCGGGACCCCCCCGGCGAGACACCGGCGGCCCAGGCCGAGCGCTGgcgggcggcggtggcggcggaGAAGCaggcggcggaggcggcggaGGCGCGGGCGGCCGAGCGGGAGCGGGAGGCGCGGGAGCTGCGGGAGCAggcggaggggctggagcgcaGCGTGGGCAGCCTGCGGGCCAGGGCCGACgagctggccaggggctgccgggaCAAGGAGGGCAAG atGAAGAAGCTGCTGGCGGAGACGGAGAAGCTGTCGGCGGAGGTGCTGGGGCTCCGCGGCCAGAACGCCCggctccagctccagcttgag gTCCAGCACAAGAACCATCGGGACATCGTGGCCGTCTATAGGACCCACCTCCTCAACGCTGCCCAG GGCTTCATGGACGAGGGGGTCCACGCCATGCTGCTGCGGATCCTGCGGGCGGAGGAGTGA